AAACGGTGTTGTCGGAGCAGCAAAGAAGTTAGACGTGAAGGTACCGATAGTTGTTCGACTTGCAGGTACAAACAGTGAGCTCGGCGGAGAGATTCTTGAAAAATCGGGTTTGAAATTTTCAGTTGCGTCAACTTTAAAGGAAGCTGCTGAAATGGCTGTTAAAGCAGCAGTATCAGCTTGATATAACGCCTATAAAATCAATTAGATATGAGGGTAACATGAGTATTCTTCTAAATGATAAAACACGCGTAATTGTACAGGGAATTACAGGAAGCGAAGGTGAGTTCCACTCTAAGCAGATGATTGAGTACGGAACAAATGTTGTAGGAGGCGTAACTCCGGGAAAAGGCGGACAGACCTGTAATAATGTCCCTGTTTTTAATACGGTTGAAGAGGCTGTGGAAAAAGTTCAGCCCGATGCAACTGTAATTTTTGTTCCGCCTCTGTTTGCTGCAGATTCGATTATGGAAGCAGCAGAAGCAGGAGTAAAATTAATAATATGCATAAGTGAAGGTATCCCGACACTGGATATGGTTAATGTATGGACATTTTTAAAAGATAAGAATTCATGCTTAGTTGGCCCCAATTGTCCGGGTATCATATCTCCGGGGAAAGCAAAAATGGGTATTATGCCGGGATTTATTCATAAGCAGGGTAGTGTAGGTGTACTCTCGAGAAGCGGAACTTTGACTTATGAGGCTGTTGATCAGTTGACACGCGAAGGCTTGGGGCAGTCCACATGTATAGGGCTTGGCGGAGATCCCATAATAGGTACAAGATTCATTGACGGCCTGAAACTTTTCAAAGATGACCCGCAGACCGAAGGAGTTGTTCTGATAGGAGAAATTGGCGGCTCTGATGAAGAAATTGCAGCAGAGTATATAAAAGAGGAATTTAACAAACCTGTTGTTGCATTCATTGCAGGAAGAACCGCTCCCCCGGGAAAGAGAATGGGGCATGCAGGGGCAATAATTGCGGGAGGCAAAGGTACTGCTGCTGCAAAAATAGAGACCCTTAAGAATGCAGGAGTTACAGTGGTTGATTCTCCTTCTGAAATAGGGTCTGCCATGAAAAAATTGCTTGGATAAAGAAGAGTGGAAAATTTTTTTGAACTTCCGGAGTTTCCTGGATGTTTTGTGTGCGGCAGAGACAACCCGGGAGGGCTAAAACTGCGTTTTTACAGCGACGGCAGTACAGTCAGAGCAGAATTTATCCCGAGTGCTGTTTTTTCGGGATACGGAAATATTGTTCACGGCGGTATTGTAAGCGCTGTTCTTGACGAAGCAATTGTATGGGCTGCTTATGTATCGGGAAAAAGATTTGGCGTTACTGCAGAGATAAATGTCAGATTTTTAAAACCTGTCACCATAGAAAAAATGTGCATTGTCAGCGGCAGAGTGACAGAATCAAAAAAACGTATATGTATATGTGAAGCATCTTTAACTGATAAAGACGGAACTGTTTTTGCCAAAGCGTCTGGCAGGATTCTGTTAATGAAACAAAAAGAGTCTGATGAGCTGAAAAGCAAACTTTATTTAGAGAGACAGTAAATTATTGTTTTCCTGCTACATAAAGTATGAAAAAATGTTCCTTTTTTCTCAAAAAAGTTTTTGGGAAGTTGGAACATTTTTTTTATCTTAAAGCACGGCAGAAATGTGATTATTGTATCAGATTCAAGTGTATTAAATGTATCGATGCACTACAGTACTTTTTCTATAAATCTTTTCGGCACTGCCGGGAACAATCAATATTCGTGTCATGTCAAACGTATGTTTTAAAAGGAGTAGAACCATGAAAAAGAGAATAGGAGTTTTACTCTCAGGTGCAGGAGTTTTTGACGGCAGCGAAATCCACGAAGCAACTCTCACCCTTCTTTTTATTGATAAATACGGCGGAGAAGCAGTGTGTATTGCGCCCTCAGAAAATTTATCAGTAGTTGACCATATTACGAAAAAGGATACAGGGGAAGCCCGTAATGTTTTAACTGAAGCTGCCAGGATTGCAAGAGGCAATATCATAGATATTTCCGCAATTGACACTTCTGAGTTGGATGCACTTATTTTACCTGGCGGATTCGGAGCAGTAAAGAATCTTTCAGATTATGCTGTAACTGGCAGAAACTGCACTGTTATCCCTGAAGTAGAGAACCTGATAATTTATTTTATCAAGAATAAAAAACCTCTTGGAGTCATGTGCATTGCGCCTGTTGTTGCTGCAGCAGCACTTAAAGATAAGGCCATAACCCCTCTTCTTACAATAGGGTCTGATATGGCCACTGCAGATGATATTGAATTTTTCGGAGCAAAACATAAACCTGCGGCAGTTGATGAAATTGTTGTTGATGAAGAGAACATGATAGTGTCAACCCCTGCATACATGCTTGGGCCCGGAATAGCTGATATTGCAAAAGGTATTGAAAAGTTAGTTAAAACTATTTTAGAGATGTAAAATGAGTGTTGACGGATTAATAAGGGATGCTGTACAGGATGATTTAACACGTATTGTTGAAATTTATAATCAGGCCGTACCTACGAGAATCTCAACAGCAGATACAGTACCTGCCACTGTGCAGGAAAGGTCGGCATGGTTCAATAAACATTCATTAACAAGGCCTGTTAAGGTGTTTGATCTTAAAGGATATGTAATTGGGTGGATGAGTTTTGAAGATTTTTACGGAAGGCCGGCGTATCATTTTACAGCAGAATTAAGCATTTACGTTGATAAGGATTTTCAGGGAAAAGGGGCCGGTTCTGAACTTATGAACTGGGCCATTGAAAAAAGCCGTGATTTGGGAATCCGAAATTTCGTTGGATATGTTTTTTCGCATAATGCTGTCAGTGTCAGGCTTCTTAAAAAGTATGGATTTGAAAAATGGGGGGAACTGCCGGAGATTGCAGAAATGGATGGAAAATTTTACAGCCTGATAATCATGGGGCTTAAAGTGTGACTATCTGGTAAAATGGAAGAGGAATTTGGTTAAAGTAAGGGGAAAAATAGCACAAAAACAAGTTGATTTCGTTTAATATTGTGCTATTTTATACAGTATGACTGTAGGTAATGTTACAAAATTAAATAGACTTGTCAATTCTCTGCCGAGGGGCACTGTAGTTACTTCAGATTATTTAAGAAAGCAGGGATACGGCGACAGCCTGGTTCAGGAGTATAAAAAACGCCGATGGCTGGAGCCTGTAGCAAGAGGAGCGTATAAATTGCCGGGCGATTCGGTGGAATGGTTTGGCGGTGTGTATGCAATGCAGAAGCAGCTTAATATAAATATTCATGTCGGAGCAAAAACATCTCTGTCTCTGCAGGGATATTCTCATTATATCCCGGTAAACGGAAATGTACCTGTATGTCATTTATTTGGATACAGAAATGCAAGACTACCGTCATGGTTTAAAAAGGCAGGCTGGAATACAAGAATATTGTACTTTCCGACGAAACTTTTTTCGGAAAATTTGTCTGATACTTTCGTTAATTACCAGTATCGTGAGTTTGAAATCAGGCTTTCTTCCCCGGAAAGAGCATCAATGGAAATGTGTTATCTTATCCCAGGGCTGCAGGAATTTGAGGAAGCCGGGAAAATTATGGAGAATTTAACTGTGTTAAGGCCCTGGATTGCCCAGTTGCTGCTCGAGAATTGTCAGTTTATAAAAGTAAAACGTCTGTTTTTGTATTTTGCAGACATGGCAGGGCATGACTGGTTTAATGAATTAAACCTTGCAAATATTAATCTTGGCAGCGGACAAAGACAAATTATCAAAGATGGTATATTGGATAAAAAATACTCAATTACTATTCCAAAAGAATCCGGTTATGAGAGCTTCAATTTTTGATATACAGGCCAGGCTGATAATGCGTATTCTACCTGTTATTGCAAAGGAACGACGCTTTGCTTTAAAAGGAGGTACCGCCATTAACTTTTTTTACCGTAATATGCCGAGATTGCCTGTAGATATTGATTTAACTTACCTTCCTGTTGAAAACAGAGAGAACACACTTAAAAATATTTCCGAGTCTCTCTATGGAATTACCGAAACGATTAAAAATAAAATAAGTAATTCACGAATTTTTGAAAAAAAAGATAAATCTACAGGTCTTATATATGCATTATCTGTTGAACATGGGAATGCTCGGGTTAAAATAGAACCTAATCTGGTGATACGCGGAACTGTATATGGAACACAAATACAGAGGCTTTGTGATAATGCAATGAAGAAATATAGCGCATCAGTAAAATTTAATATTTTATCTGTAGCAGATTTATACGGAAGTAAAATCTGTGCGGCGCTTGACAGACAGCATCCCAGAGATTTTTTTGATGTAAAGTTTCTTCTTGATAATGAAGGATTGACAGACTATATAAGAAAGGCTTTTATAGTTTCTGATTAGTCATAACCGTCCCATTGTTGAACTGTTTGATCCGAATTTTAAAGATATAAGCAGTACCTTTGAGAATGAGTTTCAGGGACTGACTTTTTATCCGGTGAAATTAAAGGATCTTGAAAATACACGGAAAGATTTAGTTGAACAAATACATTCGGGATTGACACCAGATGAAAGAGAGTTCCTCTTGTCTGTAAAAGAATTACGTCCAGATTGGAATAGATTAGGTATAACGGGAATTGAGAAGCTGCCGGGAGTTCAGTGGAAATTGTATAATCTGAAACAGATGAGTAAGAAGGAACATTCTGCTGCTGTAAATAAATTAGTAAAATGTCTGTGGTCTTAAAATTAAATAATAAAACTTAAGATGCCAGGTGTTGATTTATATTAATTAAAAAGTAATGATTTATTAATCAGGTACAGTATAAAATTTTGTTACCACTATTGGGAGGAATTATGAGAGAAATAAATGTTTCTACTATTACACGGGAAGTAAAGAAGCTGTGTATGGACGCCAATTTTTATCTTGGCG
The bacterium DNA segment above includes these coding regions:
- the sucD gene encoding succinate--CoA ligase subunit alpha, translating into MSILLNDKTRVIVQGITGSEGEFHSKQMIEYGTNVVGGVTPGKGGQTCNNVPVFNTVEEAVEKVQPDATVIFVPPLFAADSIMEAAEAGVKLIICISEGIPTLDMVNVWTFLKDKNSCLVGPNCPGIISPGKAKMGIMPGFIHKQGSVGVLSRSGTLTYEAVDQLTREGLGQSTCIGLGGDPIIGTRFIDGLKLFKDDPQTEGVVLIGEIGGSDEEIAAEYIKEEFNKPVVAFIAGRTAPPGKRMGHAGAIIAGGKGTAAAKIETLKNAGVTVVDSPSEIGSAMKKLLG
- a CDS encoding nucleotidyl transferase AbiEii/AbiGii toxin family protein, producing MRASIFDIQARLIMRILPVIAKERRFALKGGTAINFFYRNMPRLPVDIDLTYLPVENRENTLKNISESLYGITETIKNKISNSRIFEKKDKSTGLIYALSVEHGNARVKIEPNLVIRGTVYGTQIQRLCDNAMKKYSASVKFNILSVADLYGSKICAALDRQHPRDFFDVKFLLDNEGLTDYIRKAFIVSD
- a CDS encoding N-acetyltransferase, which gives rise to MSVDGLIRDAVQDDLTRIVEIYNQAVPTRISTADTVPATVQERSAWFNKHSLTRPVKVFDLKGYVIGWMSFEDFYGRPAYHFTAELSIYVDKDFQGKGAGSELMNWAIEKSRDLGIRNFVGYVFSHNAVSVRLLKKYGFEKWGELPEIAEMDGKFYSLIIMGLKV
- a CDS encoding PaaI family thioesterase is translated as MENFFELPEFPGCFVCGRDNPGGLKLRFYSDGSTVRAEFIPSAVFSGYGNIVHGGIVSAVLDEAIVWAAYVSGKRFGVTAEINVRFLKPVTIEKMCIVSGRVTESKKRICICEASLTDKDGTVFAKASGRILLMKQKESDELKSKLYLERQ
- a CDS encoding type IV toxin-antitoxin system AbiEi family antitoxin, translated to MTVGNVTKLNRLVNSLPRGTVVTSDYLRKQGYGDSLVQEYKKRRWLEPVARGAYKLPGDSVEWFGGVYAMQKQLNINIHVGAKTSLSLQGYSHYIPVNGNVPVCHLFGYRNARLPSWFKKAGWNTRILYFPTKLFSENLSDTFVNYQYREFEIRLSSPERASMEMCYLIPGLQEFEEAGKIMENLTVLRPWIAQLLLENCQFIKVKRLFLYFADMAGHDWFNELNLANINLGSGQRQIIKDGILDKKYSITIPKESGYESFNF
- the elbB gene encoding isoprenoid biosynthesis glyoxalase ElbB, producing the protein MKKRIGVLLSGAGVFDGSEIHEATLTLLFIDKYGGEAVCIAPSENLSVVDHITKKDTGEARNVLTEAARIARGNIIDISAIDTSELDALILPGGFGAVKNLSDYAVTGRNCTVIPEVENLIIYFIKNKKPLGVMCIAPVVAAAALKDKAITPLLTIGSDMATADDIEFFGAKHKPAAVDEIVVDEENMIVSTPAYMLGPGIADIAKGIEKLVKTILEM